One window from the genome of Anolis sagrei isolate rAnoSag1 chromosome 4, rAnoSag1.mat, whole genome shotgun sequence encodes:
- the LOC137096897 gene encoding zinc finger protein 436-like produces the protein MEEKASKCLECGKSFTRRNHLQQHVRTHTGEKPYSCLECGKSFAHSSGLRSHQRIHTGEKPYKCLECGKSFTRRHNLQQHVRTHTGEKPYSCLECGQSFAERSHLRIHQRIHTGEKPYKCLDCGQSFADSSHLRRHQMTHTGQKPYNCQECGQSFAQISGLRSHERTHTGEKPYICQECGQSFAQISGLCRHERKHTGEKPYKCLDCGQSFADSSHLRRHQMTHTGQKPYTCLECGQRFTQSSHLNKHERTHTGGKTL, from the coding sequence atggaggagaaagcgtctaaatgcctggagtgtggaaagagcttcactcggaggaatcatctgcagcaacatgtaaggactcacactggggagaaaccctattcctgcctggagtgtggaaagagctttgctcatagttcaggtctacgttcacatcaaaggattcacactggggagaaaccctataaatgcctggagtgtggaaagagcttcactcgaaGGCATAATCTGCAGCAACAtgtaaggactcacactggggagaaaccctattcctgcctggagtgtgggcagagctttgcTGAACGTTCACATCTACGtatacatcaaaggattcacactggggagaaaccctataaatgcctggactgtggacagagctttgctgatAGTTCACATCTACGTAGGCATCAAATGACTCACACTGGGCAGAAACCCTATAATtgccaggaatgtggacagagctttgctcagatttcaggtctacgttcacatgaaaggacccacactggggagaaaccctatatatgccaggaatgtggacagagctttgctcagatTTCAGGTCTATGTAGACATGAAAGgaaacacactggggagaaaccctataaatgcctggactgtggacagagctttgctgatAGTTCACATCTACGTAGGCATCAAATGACTCACACTGggcagaaaccctatacatgccttgaGTGTGGACAGAGGTTCACTCAGAGTTCTCATCTAAATAAACATgaaaggacccacactggggGAAAAACCttatga